In the Natronobacterium texcoconense genome, one interval contains:
- a CDS encoding ABC transporter ATP-binding protein, which yields MATQTTESNRRTAGETILRTDGLVKKFGQFVATDRVDLEVERGEFRSIIGPNGAGKTTLFNLVTGALPATEGNIYFDGEEITALSPPERVRRGIGRSFQISNIFGGLTVRENVRLAAQSIDRDEYNFLESLFKPTDRYDRMNDRTDKVLARVGLEDVADEQADALAYGDKRRLEIGVVLATDPDLVLFDEPTAGMSAEETQETIDLLEEVLVDQTLLLVEHDIELVMELSDRITVLNRGEILAEGTPDEIAANQDVQDAYLGGMTE from the coding sequence ATGGCCACGCAAACCACAGAATCCAACCGACGGACCGCAGGCGAAACGATCCTCCGGACCGACGGACTGGTCAAGAAGTTCGGCCAGTTCGTCGCGACCGACCGCGTCGACCTCGAGGTCGAACGCGGCGAGTTCCGGAGCATCATCGGCCCGAACGGGGCGGGGAAGACGACGCTGTTCAACCTCGTCACTGGCGCACTACCCGCCACAGAGGGCAATATCTACTTCGACGGCGAGGAGATCACTGCCCTCTCGCCACCCGAGCGGGTTCGCCGCGGAATCGGCCGCTCGTTCCAGATATCCAATATATTCGGCGGGCTGACCGTCCGCGAGAACGTCAGGCTGGCCGCCCAGTCGATCGATCGGGACGAGTACAACTTCCTCGAGTCGCTGTTCAAGCCGACCGATCGCTACGACCGGATGAACGACCGAACCGACAAGGTCCTCGCCCGCGTCGGCCTCGAGGACGTCGCCGACGAGCAGGCCGACGCACTCGCGTACGGCGACAAGCGTCGCCTCGAGATCGGCGTCGTGCTGGCGACCGACCCCGATCTCGTGTTGTTCGACGAGCCGACGGCCGGGATGAGCGCCGAGGAAACACAGGAGACGATCGACCTGCTCGAGGAGGTGCTGGTCGATCAGACGCTGTTGCTCGTCGAACACGACATCGAACTCGTGATGGAACTCTCCGATCGTATCACCGTGTTGAACCGCGGCGAGATCCTCGCGGAGGGAACGCCCGACGAGATCGCCGCGAACCAGGACGTTCAGGACGCCTATCTCGGAGGGATGACCGAATGA